GATTTAGGCTCTACCACAAAAAGAGAACAATGCCCATCTCCCATGTCACATCAAGTGGGAGTAACTGCAGTTGGGACACAGCAAGACACAAATTACAGCACGAAGAGACTGTGCAGGAAATTTCCAAAAGAAGTGATTGattatgcttttaaattatCGTGgctaaggaaagaaaactcacAGAACAAGTTAATAATGTAAAACTCTTCCCTCtcatttaaaagggaaaaacactGCAGTGATAAATAATCCAAGCACCATGCTTAGACTGTAAAGAGCTGCcttgaatatttttgttaattaaaaagacagaagattCTTTTGTACAAGGCCATAGAGTTTCAGGGCTTCAGTTGTACAGTGCAATTTATAAACTCCTGAGAAGTTGGTGGACTGAATAGACTGAATGTCTATTGTGACATAGAAGTACTACAGCAAACAAATTCCTCAAAAGGAATATTCCATGCAGTTGCTCGCTCTTGGGACTAAGGGGAGTTAATCTAGAGTTTCTAGATTCAAAACTATTTCTGGGGCAGTTTATGCAGGCATATTTGTCTGGGTCTCTATATGTTTTGCTGATAATCTGGGATGTCTTGTAGTTCTCTTGGTAACTTGGCTATAGAAGCAATGTAGAAAAATAGACTTTTAAGTGATCAAAATGGAAGGTGTTGAGTACTGAGAACAATAACATTCCATTTTAGAGAAGAGGGGATTCTCCTTCACAAGGGAGCCCTTTTCTAATGTGCACAGGAGTCGACTGTCCTGTATGAAGAACCATgcagaaagtatttaaaattttaaaagtacaagCATAAGATAAGTAGCATCTTTTGAATGATTTTCCTTAAGAAAGGCTTAACTTAGAAATTGTACAAGTAGtccatttccattttcacaTTCACTTTGTTTACAAATGTCCTTATGTCTCCTTCCAAAGGATGTTCCCATGTCTTTCCAGTTCCGATGCTGATCCTCTTTCCATCAATTTCTATACAAACAGAGTTAATTGGGATATTAGAATTTTAAACCCTGAACTGAGTCAGATTACAAGGAGAGTTGCcagtttattttagaaaaagacaTAAAGAATTAGACTGGCATTCCTTGCTTGCACATCTGATGTCACAGCTCATGAGAGTGAAAACAGATATCCACAGTCAAAGTTCAGCTTTGGCAGTATCTCTCTTCAAACAGAGCTGGCAAGGTTATTTTCCTGGTAGATAGCCAGGAAACAGGTAAAGGTCCCGACAGAGTGTGCTACAATATTCTGACATTTCCTTGCAGCGGTGAAATTCTGTGCCTGGGGCATAACCTTCTCGTTGCTTGATTTGCCTATTCACCTAGAtgtgagattaaaaaaaacaattaaaataactGGAAGGATTAGaaggacagaaggaagaaaaatgtaatttctttctgtacTCACAGATTATTCTATTTAATGCATTAAGTAGTCCCCTAACTATAAGAAGGATCAAGAACTAGGCTGCAGTTCCACAGCAGCTCAAGCTGCCGTGGTCACACCACGTTTTTCACTCCTTCCTCCATTTTCTCAATCTTTACCTTATATGACTACTGGTGCttttgcagctgtgtggtgtgAATGTTCAGGGAATGAattcacctgaaaaaaaagctatttctaTAGAAGAAAAGTGATTCTTGGCGAGCAATATTAACTCTTCTTGCAAGTTCACCATGTGACTGCACAAATGAAACAGAAGGAGTCAAAGAAACAGCATCTTTACTTGGGTTAAACTGCTATGCAActgtatataaataaataagaatggggaaaattataattttgctACAAACAAGGCAAGAACAAGTGCTTTAATAGGACTAGATTAATCCTAGTATTTTGAAGCAATGGAAGGCCCTTCAAAAACCAAGTAGAAGTGGGAGAGTAAATGCACTTGTGCTTTACCTTCACCAGCATGTCAGCCACGTGAGTGTGTCGGGAGTCCTCGGCAAACACCGAGGTGAGAGCCTCGACGTACCAGGACCCGCGCTTGGTGTTTCGCATGGCCGCAGTGCCTGGAGAGAGAGACTACCATGAACACTTTTGGGGGACACAGACACATAAAACCTCCTTATGCCCAAACAATTAGGGCCCAGTACCTTTCAGACAAGCGTATCCACAGATCATATCCGAGCATGTTGGCAGACGCAGCTTCAGACTTTCTTCCTTGTTCGCATCGCTCTCCTCACAGCCAGGGGAATCTGACCATCCTTTGCCATCTCTTTGGTCCACTCCTCGGTCCAACTCATCTGGGGTGGCAATAaacaaggagagggagaagaggagaagaaattatCCTGAATTACTGGATTTAGCTTTCCTGTACTTCCTTAGTTGACACTTTactgtgccataaatcaagtctctcctgatgggagagaatttgctgaaagtccttgcaaggagtttgaGAGATAAACTGAGACGTCTCTtttagtttcaatgcttccagagtcttatcagaggaacagagccactagcatgacccaggtacagaatagaaggaggaaaagtaggagtgagacCAATTACCAACATTTACATGGCcttttaaagagattttaaCCAacagttactaaaaacgtacattattttcactttcctaccaattattcagaAACACGACTAGGAATtgcggaattctctatccaatcatcccaaaccacttttactgcagaatatggagcagtagaagaaggagaagaaggtccagagaacaacaacaatcctccatttttatattttttactcttatctatttactacaaagagaaacCTAAAACcactaaatttttcaccctgtgacaatcttacatagtagtctatcacctaattcacaccactgtattttctagttcttgtctgactattggtaattttttccaaggttggaggttaaaacagtgttgttcaggggggtaagaacccttaaaaacaggcagagaaatattctcagcactctgggttcctacactTAGTTTTGGGCTCTGGTCAGTGACGCCACAACTACCATCAAGCAGAAAGTTTTTGCACTAACTTTACactttttcagctgttttaaacTCATCTGAAAGTTCTTCTGCACAAACTAACGCAGATACCAACAACTGCTCCACCTGCTTAACCTAACTTGACTTGGTTTGCATGCTGATTTCTGCTCCCACCCCTTCCTGTGCAGACCGTGGGATAACCACGAAAGCAGGGAAGTTTCTGGTAGTTCTCCACCATTCATGGAAGGATTTGATGCCTAGCcatgaagtttttattttccactcATAACTACCTTAGAAATATCCAGAAATGTCTAGAGCACTTTGCAATGATAACTATCTATTTACCACAGAACTCAAACAAGGGCTGTAATTTTGGTTGCTAAGGTCTATGTCCAAGACAACTAGAAAACATGGACCAACTATCTCATCTAGTTCTAAAACCTGATTACAATACTGCTTGTTTCAATTAAAAGCATAAATtgtacagcagaaaaatgcaaaataatctGACCCCAAACATGAGAGAGAACTTTAGTCCATGGAGATTAGTTTAAAACCTGAAGAGCATTTAATGCCCTCTCCAGGATTCATTAGCATGTATTATGCAAGTGTTAATATTCTCAATTGGTTTTCTACATGATGCAGAGTTTCCATTATAATCTCGACTAATTGCTTAGTGGTGGTAACTTTGATAGTCCAGCTGTGTTGcaagaaaattcaaattacattttatagattttttcatataattttgcctttttgttttcttttgctctaAGATGAGAATCTATTTTTCTCCTTACTTCCTAACAGCACAATCAGAGTCTAGTGTTAGGATGCTTAAGTGTCCACTTCAGAGACCTTCCTCTTAAGATGTTTCTCAATTTTTGTTGCTAGCTCATGCCCTAATAATACATTTGGATTTCTAACCCTTTAACAGGCAGTGGCACAGATGGCATCTCATAATTATGCTCAGAAAGTGGTCAGTTCATAAGTCAGCAACATTGctcttttcctccaaaaagaaaacagcacttGGAGGGGTGTGATTGTCTGAAACAGCCTAGAATTAAAGTCTCCATAGCTCAAAATTTCCTGATAGCTTCCATTAAGtttctttctcatctctttAAGGTAgcaatgcaaatttttttcatttttaaccaCACTTTTTTCACGTCTTTTATCCTTTAATCCTTCCGGTTCtctatgttttaaaaaatttagtGTACCGTTCACTGTGCactttatttcagaaaagactCAGGTAATTTTACTGTCAAGCTCTATTATTCACACTGTCATCATCCCATTATGTATAAAGTCAAAACTATTTTGATTAAAGCTTCAGAATTACACATCTTCCTCATACATTTGTCTTCAAACACCACTCCAATCCACTTAACTAAAATGTGTAAAGCACTAACCCTTTGCATACTTAACTACTAACATACTCCTAATTTATAGAACCACTGCCAGCGATTGAGCTAGTCTGTTTCAATTGTATTGAAGCTCCCAGATAGCTGTTTTGCCAATTGATTTAAACAACTGCTAACTAGCCATTTGTCATTACTTAGCCCAGTTTTTCACTCTTTTGGATCTACTACATTGAAGCTGCTTAGTATCTGTGTTTAAAGTATCATTTCATGCCACACTGAAActtttctcattgttttctgTTGCCACAGGTTTTTGATCCATGACTGTAGGTGGACTACTTCACTTCCTTAGTAGACTCCTGCCAAAAGTTCTCTGGAAATTAAGACTGTACCAACATTTCTTtatctacatttttaaaatgtgtcattAATAGAAGATAGAGCATGCCTACTACGTAAGGTTaggaaagaagaataatttatGCATTTCTCATCTTGTTTCAACTAGTTCCAGCTAACTTGCATGGCACAGATAGATTGACTACTATTTCAATGGCGACAATACAGTCTTTTGAATACTGTTTAAAGAATACACATTTTTGTTGACAGTTCAATTACTCTGTAACTGGCTCTCCCCTCCAACTATTAATCAAGGTTAAAAGAAGTTAGACAATGCAGAGTTTTGccttgtttgatttttttttttaactgagattttcctttcagtttttaaagtaCCTCAATCCTTTGTCTATTGCAATATCCTAGTTCTAAAGCATCGTGCATAGCAAGCTTTACCACTCTTCCTTAACTGCAACTTTTTGGGGAATACAAAAGCCAAGCTTGATTCTTTCGTCTTAACACACTCATTATGGTAACACTACAGTCAAATAAACCTAATTACCTAATGAGGTCAGCTGACAATTCTGGCTTATTACACTTATTTCTGCACTGAGTTTGCACGCTCATGTTTGTTCAAGAGTGTCTAAATGTTCATTCACATAAGGAAAGCAATCAGATTCAATTCATATTGTAAGCATGCATGTTACAGTGTTCCCAAATGCTTAGAAGGACCAAGTATTTCTGATCGCTGAAATACTTCATGTAGACTTTGGGCTTTTCCCTGAACTGGGATTAAACAAGAGTCTCTAGAGGACAAACTATAAAGCTTGCTAAAACTGAGAAAGAAGGGAGACAACTGCGAGGAacaagggaaaagcagggggGAAAGCATACACACTAGAAAAACTTCTCCATCAcaagggaaaaatgaaactaTAAGACAGCTTCACTTTGGAATATCAGCAATTTCACAGAGTCCAAACACTTGAGGGAAAAATGTGGTCATTAGCACATCTGAAAGGTAGTTAGTTACAAATGTGTTTGTTTAGttacaaaaggaaggaaaaggaatagcagagttgaaaaaaaaaagtacataaagcacagaaaaagaacaaggcTGTAAGAAACATGAAAAGAGTTCTGTACAACAGCATGTAAGAATTCAACAACAGCATGTGGAAAAGGGTGCAAGGAAAGGTCATTTTGAGGTTGAAAACAGGCTAAGgtaaaggaaaaagacaaaaccccaaaaataattGGAACCAACTCAGAGAGCTCAAGAGACAACCACAAGAGACACAACACATCGAGGACCAAGAGAAAGACAGGACCTCAGCAAGACTCCAGTGCTAGTGCACTGCTCCATGCTGTGCTGCAATTTGTGCACCATGTGCCCCACTCCCCCTACTGCAGGCACAGCACGAGGAAGCCCCCAGGTATGAGTGGGATATGACGGAGCTTGATGTCACTAAGGTGCTCTGGGGTCTGCAAGTCAATGCACACACCTCATGCAGAGCTAAAGACACTTACAGAGCAACAgatgcagtggcagcagcagggcagagggaggtgAATATGGGTCCCACTTACACCTGAGAGAAGCAAAGAGGAGAGTTGACAGCAAGTTGAATGTGAGGGTGTGCATGTGTGCAAAATGAGCCTTAATGGCATGCCAAGTACATGGCTTTTAGAGTTCGGGCACTCACCTCCCCGGCAGGCCTGAATAAAGAACATTTTGGGCTTATTCTGGAGATTTGGGCAGTTTGCATTATCAAAGAGCCGGAAAGCCTCCTGCaactgagagaagaaagaagagaaatttcttTATTGTAGCCTTCTGTAAGCCAAACCCAGTCTCACCTTGCTTCCCTGTATTTTGGTTATTATCCCACCAGTCTTGgtattttctcctttatctGCAAACTCAGTGTGTGACAAACACATCCCTTTCTCCATCCTCTCCCCAGGTTCCTACTTGCTTGGGTTCATGCACTCTACACCTAGTATCTATACAGAGAGATAACTTCCCCTACTTGCCATTTTTCATCTTCCAGACCTCTCACAGACAGCCCCTtgcccttttcttctctccagcccttattttttttaattttaaaaaacgTGAATCCTCAGCCTtccatcacttttttttttttttgaacactgTTACTTTCCTAGAGATAACCTAAAACAACAGGTCAGGACTCAGCAATATACCTCTAGTAGTCTGCCATCACTGCCATAAACTCCACCCTCCACACCATGGGAAAGCAGAGCTATAATGCAAGAATCCACATCTCGATGATCTCGCAGCTTGGAGAATCTCTCCAATGCATTCTGCATCTCCTAAAccggggggggggaaaaaaaaaaaaaagttcaatgCTTTCTAGACTTCCACAGGGAAAGTGAATCAATATTCTAGGAAAAACACAAATGGCCCTCCTGTTATAAAGAAAACCCCTACATACATCAAATGTACATAGAAAAGAtgtgttctggaaaaaaaaaggcaaagtatTCTTGCTCTTTTATGCAGCATTCAGTCTGAAGTATAACACTGTGAAGCAGGAATCACTTAGGCCAGCAGGGGAAACCAAGTGATATTTTGAAGAGGTTTTACACTGACACTGGAGTCTGGCTGGGATATTTGAGCAACTTAACAGATACATACTCTGGGACTTGAGGCATTCAGACACTAGTGGtcaattaaaaatttaaactggAAAACTTTAGGAACTCTGACAACATGGCAGATGCAAAAGTTTTATATCAATGTTGCAAAAGCTCTGTTCTTGAATAAAAGACTCTTTAACAGGTCCTGTATCACTTAGATTCATAGGGATTTAAAAAGACTAAGATCAAATGGTGCTGGAGAAGGCAGCAACTGCATTCCTATGGAGAGTGGCTTGATTAAGTTAGTCATGGAACACAACCAATTTTCCTAAGTGAAGCACAACCACTGTTTTTAGCAAAGACTGGAAGAGTAGAACTGAACTGCACAAATAGTGGAAGACTGATAATTACGTACTGGCAACTGACTTCATCACAGGATGTTTTCATAGGACATGAAAACATCATAATTGCAAAGACTACATCAAATATTTGCAAAGTTTAACTTTTAGGAGAATATTACTCTAGATAGACTTTTCCAATGTTAACTGGAGACTTTATTCATTTGTGTTTTCAACACACATGCCAAGAGCGGTCTCAAAATTCTTGACCCTTGCACTAGAGTCCAACTAGAGTAGTACCTCTTCTAGTCCTTTGTGATACTACTTTCCATTGGAAGAGCTCAGCCTTCCAAGCTTTCTCATGTTGATCAGTAGGAGAGGAGACATCATCCCATTCCCAAGCGATAATTCACATCTTCAAAGCTTAGCTACATACCAAAGGGAACCTCTTAAGACAATTATGAAACAAACTCTCATCCACACCAGTTGTGAAATACTGGGATCACCCCCTTACCTGTGCAGTTTGATCACGAAGAACAGTGACTCGATAGCCGAGCTGCTTGAAAAGCATCTCCAGGGAGGCACAGTCCACATCTCCCCCTGCGCGATATTCCAGGTCCTTCTCGCTGCTGAAACAGACATTGCTGAGGATAAGTGCTAAGCCTCGGGGCTCTGATGTCAGCTTGTATGCCTGAAAAGTAGATTAAATATGGGTAAATTTAGACTACACAAGGAAATAATGGCGTGTTAGAACAGGACAGCAGTCATTCCACACCAACTTGATACTCCTGTGCTTGCCAGCCCCCACAACTGACAATCCTACAGTACTATTACTAATAGGTTAGACTGGCTTGCcttattcttcattttaaaagaaacacagctTATCCATTTCAAACTGTGAATTAGGTATCGctaaattttttccctttcccaccctCACCCCAGCAGGGCCCCATATATCTGGGTCACCCCCATCAAAGGACAACACCATGTTGCTGTTGGGAGCAGACAGATGTAAAATAGCAGTGAGTGTAATTGTAACAGCAGGCGACTGTCAGTCATTGATCTTTAAAATTGTGCAACTGGCAAAAAAGGTTAACAGGAAAAGAACTAATTTAAGAGGGGTGTCTTCAAATTAAGTTCCCTCTCTGTCCCTACCACTCTAACAACAACAAATCAATAGTAATTCACTTACTAACACTCCTGTAAATTGGAAGTAAAATTTAATACCAAAGGACAATATCAAATAAGGTGTATCCATGCACAGATGCAAAAGGAGCCTAGTCAAGCTCACACTGGCACTGCTAATTAATCAGGTCACCCCAACAGAcagtttcaaaaaaacccacaacaacaacaaaaaacccccaaaaacgcaaacccaacccaaacaaaaaccaacacacaaacaaaaactctGTTTTGCTATACACAGAGCCTCTGACATTGTGTAACCCTAATGAAGTGTTTACCCCACAACACAAACTTAACTTTTCCTTAAGCCTACCCCACCACAATCTACGCCTTACAGACAGAATAAGCAAAAAGTAATTAGATTACACACATTACTTCAAGCACTGCAGCAGAAGATTAGAAATTCACATTGCTCTACCCAGCCTAGAATCCTGACCAGGTTCTTAAGCCTAAGGACTCTTGGGTAGAGATGGCAATTAGCCCAACTTATGAGTTGAAAACACAGTTCTACTATCTTACAGTCATTTACAGGGTTTGTCATCTTACAGAAGATGAGGACACAGTCAAATAAATTTGAGGCAATAATACTGACAGCTCACAGAGAGCAATAAAACAGAAGTCATTTCACAAAGCTATTCATGATCAAAGAAACACAGGCAGAGATTTGTACAGTTACAGAACTTCTCAGGATTTCTTGACACTTGTAAATGAGAACCACATCAAATAGAGCACGACTGGTAACACCTTTCAGTTACACAAATAGCACAACCCTGATCTGCATTCCAATTAAGCCTTTCAACTCAATTTTAAGTGGCACACGTTTAGCTGATAGATCCAAACATCTCACATCTCTCACATCTTAACACTTTCTCTGCCAACAACTTACCAAGTGCTGATGATTGTGATAAAATTCAGGAGTGCAATACTTCACTGGAGGAATTGAGGGACCATCTCCGTTATCCAAAGAATGTTCCATTGGTTCTGTGCAAAACCGAATACatcaataataataaaaaattccaGACTCTGCATTAAGGTAGTAACTTGCAAATTCTGAACTATATTATCTTATGCATATTTCATACCTctaaaaattttgtttgatCAGGGACTACTgacacaaaatgaaacacagaagagaaaaaaaactacTGTAAAGGtatacttatttattttattttaactggcagcttttatttttgcttgtatGTGGGTTATCCTTATCTAAGGCCTAGTCTAGAGTATGAAAACAGAATTCTCAACTAATATTAGATCCTTgtgctttctgctgttttgcaCAGTATGTTCTTACTTCCAGAGTTTGGCTGACAAAATGCTGCTAAAAAATTTCAAACAGAATAATTCTTTCCTTTCATAAAAGGCCTCCCATGCTGAACACATGCATAAGTGATCAAACGAGACAATTCTAACTTTCATGAAGTGCAAAgccctcttctttttttatctgCTTCTGAACACTTTCCTCTGGATAACAGCAGATGAGGGGAACGATAATCAACTATTTGCCATTTGCAGACAAACACTCACTCCTCTGTACCGAAGGAACTGAGCTAATGACATTCACGATCTCTTCTGAAATCCTCTTTCAGCCTTTTGAGGCATGGCTCTCCTGGTTGGAGGAACATATGctctaaaaaaatcaaaacaacccAACCTAAAACccttgcaaataaataaaaagtttacAAAAATTAGACACTTGTTCTTCAACACCAGAGAGAGCTCCTAGTAACCAGCATACAGATAAACCTGTGGAAAAAGTACTCCAGGCATTACCAGAGGCAACATAGAAAGTACCAAGGAGATTCATTCCAACAACTCGTTATTAGACCAGTCCCCTGGTCTAAGTCACAAATGCATGCTAATGAAAAGCTGATTTGCTGCACCTAACAGAAGCTACAGAAAACCAAGTTGGACCCACATAACACATATAAGGCTTTAAACTAATGTTTTAAGAAGGAAGTCTAAGTTAAGGAACGCCGCCTAAAGTGAGTACCTTATCAGAGTTGTAGCTCAATGAAATTCTATTGCAAATCTTACAGAAAATCTTTGCAAAATGTAGGATTTTACTGACACGTACTGTTTTAAGCAACAAAGTGTCCCATAAGAATAAACGAAGCTGACAAGAAACTGTTTTGGTTGTCTCTTCCCATATGCTATAAATTACCCTCTTTGATCATAATATAGTCAGTTTACTGTCAGGTTTGTATGCCTGGGATGAGCAAAGTGGTGGCAAGCTTATTTCTAGAATTGAAGTAACAGGGCATCAAGAAATTGAAAGGAGCCAACCAGGTAGGAAATCATGTGCAACTCACCAAGCCAACGGGGTCTCTTTGAATTACAGGACTCACTGGCAGAGTATGGAAGATCTGACTCGTGACAGTGCTCAAGCTACAAGACATCAATAAATCCATGAAAAGGAGTAGCAGAGAATAGCtatgttttttctctgtagtaCAAAGCTGAAGGTATCATGAAGGAAAAGATATATGcatttatatacacataaaaatgGTTGAAATATAAGATTATGGTTCACATCCAAAATAAACATCATGacaagacagcagcagcactttctCACAATGCAAAACCCCTTCTTTGCTCATCTCTTCTTCTACCCAAATCCTCAGTTTAGAATCTTTACACTGGGGTCATCCTAGCCTCCTTGGTTTTACAAAAAACTTGATTTGTCTGGTGATTCctatatttttgtttgctgtcaAGATTTCATAGTTTGTATAATACAGCAAAATcgaaaacaaaattaaaagcgTAGGCtaataaattttacattttaatacaGGAACATCTGTTCAAAAGTATTTGTTCTCCCTTCCTTTGCATAAAATATGTTTACTGAGAGTTTCCATCCTTGCCAATGCACTAAGAACCTTTGCAACATTCTTCCTTTAGTACAACACTAACAACTACATATagtgaaaaggtgaaaaaaaataacaaaagaaaaataaaagtatttgtttCCTTAAGAGTCTACTCAGACAACCACTGAAtattaaaccaaaaaaattcagagaaaaaaatacactctTTTCAGGTTTTGGATTATTGATTACACACCCATTAAGAACACGCTGGATGCAAGAACATTACAGGAACCTTGTACAGttcaacaaaaagaaatgcaaagtcCTGTGCCTGGGGAGGATCACTCCAAAGTACCAATACATCCTGGGGGCCACCCAGCTGGGAAGTGGCTTGGCAGAAAAGGAGTTGGTGTTGCCAAGTCAAACAGGAGCCAGCAATGTATCCCTGGCACAAAAGCAAATGGtaccctgggctgcattaggaggAGCAATGCCAGCAAAAGAGATGAAGGGAGGAGTTCCCCCCTCATGGGGAACTTATCATATGAGCGCCTGGAGAAAGGGTGcaaagaggacagagccaggctcttttcagtggtgcccagtgacagacCCAGAAGCCATGGGGACAAACAGAGACACAGGAGGCgccctctgaacatcaggaaacgcttttttattgtgagggtgcctgagcactggaagaggttgcccagagaagttgcagTCTCCATCCTTGCAGATATTCAGAAACTGCCTGGATGTGACCCTGGAAGCCTACTGAAGGTAATACTTGAGCAGAGAAGTTAGAagagatgacctccagaggtaCCTTCCAGACTCTACCACCTTGTGATTCTTTATGAAAATTCTATTCTTCCCAAGTTTCTTCCTCTCCGTTTTTACTAAGGCTACTGCAAGTTTCAACTTGCAACAAAAACCCATTCTATCCTTTGTAAACAATTGGGCTTTTCCCATTTGATAAAGATCCTTTTGTGCCCAAACCCAATTTGAAATGCAAGCCAcccatcttatttttttaaaactgttgtACCCTTGCAATCTCAtggctcaggttggacattgtCTTCAGGATCATTGCCTCCAGATGCTGCTGTTGGGTTTCTCGCAGAGCTTCACAGAAGGCTGAGAAGGCATTAGGACCTCTCTTGGGTAGCAAATTGAGGAATTCCACATTTCGGTCAAAGCTCCCAGACTTGGCCTGaacccagaggaaaaaaaccaaaatccataCTCAAGTTAACACCCAACATAATTAACTTTCAATGAATCACCTgcacaactatttttttttaatttcagaaaaacattcCACCACTACGCTTAGCTGTGCTAGATCCTTTATTATACTCTTCCTAGTTGATTTCATTCACACTCCTCTGTTCCTATTTGCCTAAGAGTATATGACAACACAACAAACCAACAATTCATACATGACCACACACAGTAATACACCGTATTTGCTCTAAAATTTTACTTCCAGTTACCGTTGCAATAGTATGTACTTCTCCTCACTGAGTGTACAAAGTCAAAAACATACTTCCACTACTATCCAATAATTTATGGCCTCATGCAGATAGTCAAATTCTCCAAAAAACATGAAGTAAAATTCTTACTATACTCAGTCAATTTCAGAATGGTATTTCGTACATACAGACTAATACTTAGACCAATGAAGCATTATATGCTAGTATATGTGGAAAAGTAACCatcaaaaaatgaaattcatgTGTTTGCAAAACATTGCCAAGAAGCTCTAACTGTGAGAATATCAACGGGTATTTGCCaacaaaatatgtaatttataCAATAACACCCTTCCCTGTGAAATCTAAACCACACCAAGAATCGCATACCAAAATACTGGgtatcagaaataaattttgtttttttttcattcatcccatatttttttaattattgcttaGATTTGAGATCTCTCCTTTTGGTGGACAATTGAGAATAGCTGACGAGTTTTACAGAATTAAGGCCTAACAATACAGCAATcacaggaaaatcagaaaaaaaaaaaaagaagctttgaGGTAGATGTGTAAATCCTCTGCTACAGAAGATATCACATCATCT
This Corvus moneduloides isolate bCorMon1 chromosome 2, bCorMon1.pri, whole genome shotgun sequence DNA region includes the following protein-coding sequences:
- the CASP2 gene encoding caspase-2 isoform X1 is translated as MLAACGMQRCHQEALKKNRVMLAKQLVLNVLVEHMVEKDIITTEMVEMIQAKSGSFDRNVEFLNLLPKRGPNAFSAFCEALRETQQQHLEAMILKTMSNLSHEIARLEHCHESDLPYSASESCNSKRPRWLEPMEHSLDNGDGPSIPPVKYCTPEFYHNHQHLAYKLTSEPRGLALILSNVCFSSEKDLEYRAGGDVDCASLEMLFKQLGYRVTVLRDQTAQEMQNALERFSKLRDHRDVDSCIIALLSHGVEGGVYGSDGRLLELQEAFRLFDNANCPNLQNKPKMFFIQACRGDELDRGVDQRDGKGWSDSPGCEESDANKEESLKLRLPTCSDMICGYACLKGTAAMRNTKRGSWYVEALTSVFAEDSRHTHVADMLVKVNRQIKQREGYAPGTEFHRCKEMSEYCSTLCRDLYLFPGYLPGK
- the CASP2 gene encoding caspase-2 isoform X2; translated protein: MSSASHSSTFTSVLWILPTIPLGEEATEHLVRSSPQGLSNSIAEVWMAKSGSFDRNVEFLNLLPKRGPNAFSAFCEALRETQQQHLEAMILKTMSNLSHEIARLEHCHESDLPYSASESCNSKRPRWLEPMEHSLDNGDGPSIPPVKYCTPEFYHNHQHLAYKLTSEPRGLALILSNVCFSSEKDLEYRAGGDVDCASLEMLFKQLGYRVTVLRDQTAQEMQNALERFSKLRDHRDVDSCIIALLSHGVEGGVYGSDGRLLELQEAFRLFDNANCPNLQNKPKMFFIQACRGDELDRGVDQRDGKGWSDSPGCEESDANKEESLKLRLPTCSDMICGYACLKGTAAMRNTKRGSWYVEALTSVFAEDSRHTHVADMLVKVNRQIKQREGYAPGTEFHRCKEMSEYCSTLCRDLYLFPGYLPGK